Proteins encoded together in one Terriglobus saanensis SP1PR4 window:
- a CDS encoding PepSY-associated TM helix domain-containing protein, whose protein sequence is MESAVANPGKHVAAVTRKANWLRSPQRVWLRRAIFQIHLWMGVIVALYCVVIGLSGSALVFKGEIEHATEAQVYRIVPVSQTVTLEQSIRTIEASRPGWVASGLKDFDKTGEATTVLMRQKTGAPNSNYRMASFNPYTGVVLLDRMRYDGVLGWISNLHFYLLLGKLGLQISGWMSVGLLVLCLSGLVVWWPGVQRWAGAMVLRLHGRKRINWKRLNWDLHSVVGFWSCAALLAVTFTGLYFAFPAAMSRITVLATGGSPAKALAQMEAPDRKPAPSSAPAMTVDQVIAAARRALPQNAPPNYLYLPGRPGVPFSVTGYYNGSLPYSQLVRVSLDPHTGEVLGKADTTQQMLGLRVIQYFFTVHFGSFGGEGWLGIAVKILWVVVGLVPVLLAVTGLIMYWNRKLRPLWHRLNKSS, encoded by the coding sequence ATGGAATCTGCTGTGGCCAATCCGGGAAAGCACGTGGCGGCTGTAACCAGGAAAGCAAACTGGTTGCGGTCGCCTCAGAGAGTCTGGCTGCGACGCGCGATCTTCCAGATACACCTGTGGATGGGCGTGATTGTCGCCCTTTACTGCGTCGTCATCGGTCTGAGCGGATCGGCCCTTGTCTTCAAGGGAGAGATCGAACACGCCACCGAAGCGCAGGTCTATCGCATCGTTCCTGTGTCGCAGACGGTCACGCTGGAGCAATCGATACGAACCATCGAAGCCAGCAGACCCGGGTGGGTCGCTTCCGGTCTGAAGGACTTCGACAAGACAGGCGAAGCCACTACGGTCCTGATGCGTCAGAAGACCGGCGCGCCGAACTCGAACTATCGCATGGCGAGCTTCAACCCCTACACAGGCGTAGTCCTTCTGGATCGCATGCGTTATGACGGCGTGCTCGGCTGGATCAGCAATCTTCACTTCTATCTGCTCTTAGGAAAGCTCGGTCTGCAGATCAGTGGATGGATGTCCGTCGGTTTGCTTGTGCTGTGCCTCTCTGGGCTCGTGGTTTGGTGGCCCGGTGTGCAGCGTTGGGCGGGAGCCATGGTGCTTCGGCTGCACGGTCGCAAGAGAATCAACTGGAAGCGCCTGAATTGGGATCTTCACTCGGTCGTGGGCTTCTGGAGTTGCGCGGCGCTCCTGGCCGTTACGTTTACAGGTCTGTACTTTGCCTTCCCTGCAGCCATGAGCCGGATCACTGTGCTAGCCACAGGAGGCAGCCCGGCCAAGGCCCTGGCCCAGATGGAAGCGCCGGACCGAAAGCCTGCGCCAAGCTCCGCTCCTGCCATGACCGTGGACCAGGTGATCGCCGCAGCGCGAAGAGCACTTCCTCAAAACGCTCCGCCGAATTACCTATACCTTCCCGGCAGACCCGGCGTTCCCTTCAGCGTAACGGGCTACTACAACGGATCGCTTCCCTACTCCCAACTCGTACGTGTCTCGCTCGATCCGCATACAGGGGAAGTATTGGGCAAGGCAGATACCACGCAGCAGATGCTGGGACTGCGCGTGATCCAGTACTTCTTCACGGTGCACTTCGGTTCGTTCGGCGGTGAGGGCTGGCTTGGGATTGCGGTGAAGATCCTCTGGGTCGTGGTCGGTCTTGTACCGGTTCTGCTGGCCGTCACAGGCCTGATCATGTACTGGAACCGCAAGCTGCGGCCCCTCTGGCATCGGCTTAATAAGTCGTCTTGA
- a CDS encoding TonB-dependent receptor, translating to MLKHFYIVLGRTAVAMVLFGGSLKAWGQTAQVSGIVSDSAKANVANAEVELVNQKTQKTYRTHSNETGLYAIPSLEPGVYTLRISAPGFSSEVIRDVTVDVAGKIAQNVQLGIGSASEQVSVDGSGQTIDTTDASVSTVIDRRFVENMPLNGRSFQSLITLAPGTLVVPSAGSGSSGEISVNGQRTESNYYTIDGISANTGATVSTDGYPGAGFSGSTPQGSALGTTQSIVSIDALEQFRASTSSYSAEYGRTPGGQFSFSTRSGTNDWHGTAFDFLRNDALDAKNIFDTVKLPERQNDFGGTLGGYLHIPHVYNGRDKTFFFFSYEGLRLTSPVAAALYQVPSNALRASAPAALRPFLSAFPVSNNPDLGNGLANYTAGYAAPSRLDTSSIRIDHSFGDRFKIFGRYSDVPSQSSARQASNLAQVNATTRNVKTLVLGASNVITPSLANEFRIGVTGNDYKSNRYLDNFGGASPLSVSTAPGLGNGDWMTFFLFYGLYPYYLLEPQSNRQRQLNITDSLTKTVARHNLKFGIDYRRLVTSEKLPPLWEVAFFYTPEAVMTNTPDGLYVYTQNVNMKAVSKNFSAFLQDEWKVSDRLSVSAGVRWDVNPAPNDANGNTPYTVNQISNLATTQAAAKGTSLWKTTYGNVAPRIGMAYQLYRTPGRETVLRAGGGLFYDTGQALSAQGYYGIGTTGFASYTAPFPATLAQVQSAPTPNANAPYNAPIYAYAPDLKLPYTGQWNVAVEQALGTSQSLTINYVASAGRRLLAQRFYHPEALGNTAFSAGKGLYVTTNTSGSDYNSLQVRFDRKLSKGLQVLVAYTWSHAMDDATSNFTVYQLRRSVSDYDIRNNFQAAVSYDIPGRYNNSFVAYTLKHWSMDARISARSALPVDILQAQTIDASSGANVAYHPDRVAIAPLYLYGNQYPGGRAINFNAFSTTTVAGVDGNAGRNSARGFGAVQADLTLRRDFPFTKRVGVQFRAEAYNVLNHPIYGSVRNSLSVGADLFGQASNTLNNQLGGLASLYQVGGPRSMQVSMKLHF from the coding sequence ATGCTGAAGCATTTTTATATTGTTTTAGGCCGAACTGCGGTTGCAATGGTGTTGTTTGGAGGTTCCCTGAAGGCATGGGGCCAGACCGCACAGGTTTCGGGAATCGTCTCCGATTCAGCGAAGGCCAATGTGGCCAACGCCGAGGTGGAGCTGGTTAATCAGAAGACACAGAAAACCTACAGGACCCATAGCAACGAAACGGGTTTGTATGCAATCCCCTCTCTGGAGCCAGGCGTTTATACCCTACGCATCTCCGCACCGGGATTCAGTTCCGAGGTCATTCGCGATGTAACCGTGGACGTAGCCGGAAAGATTGCTCAGAACGTACAGCTGGGCATTGGTTCCGCGAGCGAACAGGTCAGCGTCGACGGCAGCGGCCAGACCATCGACACCACCGACGCGAGCGTGAGTACCGTCATCGACCGCCGGTTTGTGGAGAACATGCCGCTGAACGGACGAAGTTTCCAGTCCCTGATCACCCTTGCTCCGGGAACACTTGTTGTTCCTTCCGCTGGCTCTGGATCGAGCGGCGAGATCAGCGTGAACGGACAGCGCACTGAATCAAACTACTACACGATCGACGGCATCAGCGCGAACACCGGCGCGACGGTTTCGACGGACGGATATCCTGGCGCGGGCTTCTCTGGATCGACGCCACAGGGCAGTGCTCTCGGTACGACGCAGAGCATTGTGTCTATCGACGCATTGGAGCAGTTTCGTGCGAGCACTTCTTCCTATTCGGCAGAGTATGGCCGGACACCCGGCGGACAGTTCAGCTTCAGCACACGCTCAGGTACGAACGACTGGCATGGCACGGCCTTCGACTTCCTGAGGAACGATGCGCTCGATGCGAAGAACATCTTCGACACGGTAAAGCTTCCAGAGCGCCAAAACGATTTCGGCGGAACGCTCGGCGGCTATCTGCACATTCCTCATGTGTACAACGGCCGCGACAAGACCTTCTTCTTCTTTTCCTATGAAGGCCTCCGACTGACGAGCCCCGTGGCGGCAGCGCTCTACCAGGTGCCCAGCAATGCACTGAGAGCTTCTGCACCGGCGGCCCTGCGGCCATTTCTCTCCGCGTTCCCTGTAAGTAATAATCCTGACCTGGGCAACGGCCTGGCGAACTACACGGCTGGCTACGCGGCTCCAAGCCGACTGGATACCAGCAGCATCCGCATCGACCATTCCTTTGGCGATCGATTCAAGATCTTTGGAAGATACAGCGACGTGCCCTCGCAAAGTTCAGCTCGGCAGGCCAGCAACCTCGCACAGGTGAATGCCACGACCCGTAACGTGAAGACGCTGGTCCTTGGTGCAAGCAACGTCATCACTCCTTCACTCGCAAATGAATTCCGCATCGGCGTCACAGGCAACGACTACAAGTCGAACCGCTATCTGGATAACTTCGGCGGCGCAAGTCCGCTGAGCGTAAGCACGGCCCCCGGCCTTGGCAACGGTGACTGGATGACGTTCTTCCTCTTCTACGGCCTGTATCCCTATTACCTGCTCGAACCGCAATCGAATCGTCAGCGGCAGCTGAACATCACGGATTCACTGACCAAGACGGTTGCACGTCATAACCTGAAGTTCGGCATCGACTATCGCCGACTTGTCACGAGCGAAAAGCTGCCGCCACTGTGGGAGGTTGCCTTCTTCTACACCCCGGAGGCGGTGATGACCAACACACCCGACGGCCTCTACGTGTACACGCAGAACGTGAACATGAAGGCCGTATCGAAGAATTTCTCGGCCTTCCTTCAGGACGAATGGAAAGTGAGTGACCGGCTCAGCGTTTCGGCAGGCGTACGGTGGGATGTGAATCCCGCACCGAACGATGCCAACGGGAACACGCCCTACACGGTGAACCAGATCTCGAATCTGGCGACCACGCAGGCCGCGGCCAAGGGCACCTCGTTGTGGAAGACGACTTACGGTAACGTTGCACCTCGTATTGGAATGGCCTATCAGCTGTACCGCACACCGGGTCGAGAAACGGTATTGCGCGCGGGCGGTGGATTGTTCTACGACACCGGCCAGGCGCTAAGCGCACAAGGCTACTACGGCATCGGAACAACCGGATTCGCGAGCTACACCGCTCCCTTCCCCGCGACACTTGCACAGGTCCAGTCTGCTCCCACACCCAATGCGAATGCTCCGTATAACGCTCCTATCTACGCCTACGCTCCCGACCTCAAGCTGCCCTATACCGGTCAGTGGAACGTCGCAGTAGAACAAGCGCTGGGCACAAGCCAGTCTCTGACGATCAACTACGTAGCCTCCGCCGGACGTCGTCTACTGGCGCAGCGTTTCTATCATCCCGAAGCTCTGGGAAACACAGCGTTCAGCGCAGGCAAGGGACTGTACGTCACCACGAACACCTCAGGCTCGGACTACAACTCGCTTCAGGTACGCTTCGACCGCAAGCTCTCCAAGGGATTGCAGGTCCTTGTAGCGTACACATGGTCCCACGCGATGGATGATGCGACGTCGAACTTCACCGTCTATCAACTGCGTCGCTCTGTCTCTGACTATGACATCCGGAATAACTTCCAGGCTGCCGTGAGCTATGACATCCCGGGGCGCTATAACAACTCCTTCGTGGCGTACACGCTGAAGCACTGGTCGATGGATGCACGCATCTCCGCACGTTCGGCATTGCCGGTCGATATCCTGCAGGCGCAGACCATCGATGCCAGCTCCGGTGCGAACGTGGCCTATCATCCGGACCGCGTTGCGATAGCGCCTCTTTACCTCTATGGCAACCAATATCCTGGCGGACGTGCGATCAACTTCAACGCGTTCTCGACCACGACTGTAGCTGGTGTGGATGGAAACGCGGGACGCAACTCTGCGCGTGGTTTTGGAGCCGTGCAGGCTGATCTCACTCTGCGTCGCGACTTCCCCTTCACGAAGCGGGTAGGCGTTCAGTTTCGCGCCGAGGCCTATAACGTTCTGAACCATCCGATCTATGGCAGCGTGCGCAACTCCCTTTCGGTCGGTGCGGACCTGTTCGGACAGGCATCCAACACGCTCAACAATCAACTCGGTGGTCTGGCCTCGTTGTATCAAGTTGGCGGTCCACGCTCCATGCAGGTTTCCATGAAGCTGCATTTCTAA
- a CDS encoding GRP family sugar transporter has translation MATAPLATPPRKLHTGSLHGLGVLCGLTAGAWLGAAEAPTKLVNAGFSPFAISLCMVAGVFTARWTFPTLLKGTTYVFADLMQKKHLVVWAILAGALWAVANTLTVFAIRDVGLAVAFPMWNTNALVGLFWGRILFRELDGADRKTIGKVILGSICIVVAAIMLGFSTIHGGVTATGHNAVGGVLAAIGASLMWGTMYVPYRKAYLSGMNPLSFVTAFTVGELLTMFILTWTLDGGRKSSVFQLARSGQYLFWLFLGGFVWVIGDLFQQFAAKYLGIGRGIPLSNTNQLWGLAWGALVFGELATADIKHKLLVLGGSTIMILGALAISTAKASAGEHVSKNEALERECIRYGLSYQQVLAAQSGEEFDRTEKRRWWDVAIVLAATGVFIWLGMRAVVPPLAMNMRWMAGLLIILLVSLVGCGWRLFKQTRFS, from the coding sequence ATGGCGACGGCTCCACTTGCAACACCTCCGCGCAAACTTCATACCGGATCTCTGCACGGCCTGGGTGTTCTCTGTGGCCTGACGGCAGGCGCCTGGCTGGGCGCCGCCGAAGCTCCGACGAAGCTGGTCAACGCGGGTTTTTCCCCTTTTGCGATTTCACTGTGCATGGTGGCAGGCGTCTTCACTGCGCGCTGGACCTTTCCCACTCTTTTAAAAGGAACAACGTATGTCTTCGCGGACCTGATGCAAAAGAAGCACCTCGTGGTCTGGGCGATTCTTGCCGGTGCGCTCTGGGCCGTAGCGAACACACTCACCGTCTTCGCGATTCGCGACGTGGGTCTTGCCGTTGCGTTCCCAATGTGGAACACGAATGCGCTCGTCGGTTTATTTTGGGGACGCATTCTCTTCCGCGAACTCGACGGAGCAGATCGGAAGACGATCGGCAAGGTCATCCTTGGCTCGATATGCATTGTGGTCGCGGCGATCATGCTCGGCTTCAGCACTATTCACGGCGGTGTTACGGCGACGGGACACAATGCGGTTGGTGGCGTACTCGCAGCCATTGGCGCCAGTTTGATGTGGGGAACGATGTATGTTCCTTATCGCAAGGCGTACCTGAGCGGTATGAATCCTCTCTCTTTCGTTACGGCCTTCACCGTAGGCGAATTGTTGACGATGTTCATCCTGACGTGGACGCTCGACGGTGGCCGTAAATCCTCCGTTTTTCAACTCGCACGCAGTGGGCAGTATCTCTTCTGGCTCTTCCTGGGTGGATTCGTCTGGGTGATCGGGGATCTGTTTCAGCAGTTTGCTGCAAAATATTTGGGGATTGGCCGCGGCATTCCTCTCTCCAACACGAACCAGCTCTGGGGGCTCGCCTGGGGCGCTCTCGTCTTTGGCGAACTCGCGACGGCGGATATTAAGCACAAGCTACTGGTTCTCGGCGGATCGACGATCATGATCCTCGGTGCGCTTGCGATCAGTACCGCGAAAGCATCCGCGGGAGAACATGTATCGAAAAACGAGGCCTTGGAGCGGGAGTGTATTCGCTACGGCCTCAGTTATCAGCAAGTGTTAGCAGCACAGAGTGGAGAGGAGTTCGACCGCACGGAGAAGCGTCGCTGGTGGGATGTCGCCATCGTTCTTGCCGCCACCGGCGTCTTCATCTGGTTAGGGATGCGGGCCGTCGTTCCGCCGCTCGCGATGAATATGCGCTGGATGGCTGGGCTGCTTATCATCCTTCTTGTGAGTCTTGTGGGCTGTGGTTGGCGTCTCTTCAAGCAGACACGCTTTTCCTAG
- a CDS encoding LacI family DNA-binding transcriptional regulator, with amino-acid sequence MAIRLKDIARDLNVSTVTVSKVLRGNSDISEKTRARVLKRMQELNYQPNMLARGLASGRTYTVGLVVPDLVHPFFAEFAKSLSAVLRESHRALILASSEENAEIEQQEIRTLLSRSIDVLLIASCQPKLKNFYELGDERTPYLLIDRNFPYLAAHFVGSDDYKAGQLATQHLVDLGRKRIAHIGGRGMSPSLDRLRGYRDALTQSGLEVADKYIIQREKFEETGDIAGYQAMKELLKLKPRPDAVFCYNDMTAIGAMDATMEAGLRIPQDIAFVGCGNLRYAKYLKMPLSSIDHSTEKLGAKAGELALELTKTPDLTPSSILIEPKLVLRESTVGAKA; translated from the coding sequence TTGGCCATTCGTCTCAAGGATATTGCTCGCGACCTGAACGTCTCCACCGTCACCGTCTCCAAGGTGTTACGCGGTAACTCGGATATCAGCGAAAAAACCCGCGCCCGTGTCCTTAAGCGCATGCAGGAGCTGAACTATCAGCCGAACATGCTCGCCCGCGGGCTGGCCAGCGGGCGGACCTACACGGTAGGCCTCGTCGTTCCGGACCTCGTCCATCCTTTTTTTGCGGAGTTCGCCAAATCCCTTTCCGCCGTGCTGCGCGAAAGCCACCGCGCCCTGATTCTGGCTTCCTCCGAAGAAAACGCCGAAATCGAACAGCAGGAGATTCGTACCCTCCTCAGCCGCAGCATCGATGTGCTTCTCATCGCCTCATGCCAGCCAAAGCTCAAAAACTTCTACGAGTTGGGCGACGAACGAACGCCGTATCTTCTGATCGACCGCAATTTCCCCTACCTGGCGGCACATTTTGTCGGTTCTGATGACTACAAGGCCGGTCAGCTGGCTACGCAGCATCTGGTGGATCTGGGACGGAAGCGGATCGCGCATATCGGTGGCCGGGGCATGAGTCCCTCGCTCGACCGTCTGCGCGGCTACCGCGACGCTCTGACCCAGAGCGGTCTGGAAGTGGCAGATAAGTACATTATTCAACGCGAAAAGTTTGAGGAAACAGGCGATATCGCCGGATATCAGGCGATGAAGGAGCTTCTCAAGCTCAAGCCTCGCCCCGATGCCGTCTTTTGCTACAACGACATGACGGCCATCGGTGCGATGGATGCCACGATGGAAGCCGGCCTTCGCATTCCGCAAGACATCGCTTTTGTCGGTTGCGGCAACCTCCGCTATGCCAAGTACCTCAAGATGCCGCTTAGCTCCATCGACCACTCCACCGAGAAGCTGGGAGCGAAGGCTGGGGAACTGGCTTTGGAGCTCACGAAAACGCCGGATTTGACTCCCTCCAGCATTCTGATCGAGCCGAAGCTGGTCCTGCGCGAATCCACGGTCGGCGCAAAGGCCTGA
- a CDS encoding inositol oxygenase family protein, with protein MSTATAITEQNPLGDIDQWDEFLAGRYQEGKSETEFRQYDAEANPGVAEFYRLNHQYQTHEYVLGKEKEYFGLTRGKKTIWEAAEFLNTLVDDSDPDTDLTQIEHLLQTSEAMRRDKQPRWMILTGFVHDLGKCLCLYGEPQWGVVGDTFPTGCAYSKDIVFPEYFAANPDSKNPLYQTKYGIYEPNCGLDKVHMSFGHDGYIYEVMKNYLPIESLYMLRYHSFYSWHRHGAYDHLCNEQDREMLQWVNKFNPYDLYSKGHTKPNMAELKPYYDELFAEFFPEKIDW; from the coding sequence ATGAGCACAGCGACAGCCATTACCGAACAGAATCCACTCGGCGACATCGACCAGTGGGATGAATTCCTTGCCGGCCGATACCAGGAGGGCAAGTCCGAGACCGAGTTTCGCCAGTACGACGCGGAAGCGAATCCCGGCGTAGCCGAGTTTTATCGTCTGAATCATCAGTACCAGACGCATGAGTACGTGCTCGGCAAAGAGAAGGAATACTTCGGCCTGACGCGCGGCAAGAAGACCATCTGGGAGGCTGCTGAGTTCCTCAACACGCTCGTTGATGACAGCGATCCGGACACCGATCTCACCCAGATAGAGCATCTTCTTCAGACCTCGGAAGCCATGCGCCGCGACAAGCAGCCCCGTTGGATGATCCTTACCGGCTTCGTGCATGACCTCGGCAAATGCCTCTGTCTCTATGGCGAACCCCAGTGGGGCGTCGTGGGCGACACCTTTCCCACCGGCTGCGCCTACTCCAAAGACATCGTCTTCCCGGAGTACTTCGCCGCCAATCCCGACTCGAAGAACCCTCTGTACCAGACGAAATACGGCATCTACGAGCCCAACTGCGGCCTGGACAAGGTGCATATGTCCTTCGGGCACGACGGCTACATCTACGAAGTCATGAAGAACTACCTCCCGATAGAGTCGCTCTACATGCTGCGTTACCACTCCTTCTATTCGTGGCACCGTCACGGAGCGTATGACCATCTCTGCAATGAGCAGGATCGGGAGATGCTCCAGTGGGTGAACAAGTTCAATCCGTACGATCTCTACTCCAAGGGCCATACCAAGCCGAACATGGCGGAGTTGAAGCCTTATTACGATGAACTCTTCGCTGAGTTCTTCCCTGAGAAGATCGACTGGTAA